Proteins encoded within one genomic window of Setaria italica strain Yugu1 chromosome IV, Setaria_italica_v2.0, whole genome shotgun sequence:
- the LOC101766081 gene encoding putative transferase At4g12130, mitochondrial, with amino-acid sequence MPPLARRLLHLHRARVSRALHTGAPADPGVLACRLASRAVVRFAGPEAARFLHSLLTNDLLTGAFAAGGSSAPQRYAPTPNAPARGPAPPAYAALLTPQGRFLYDLFLYRPPPRSQMLDRTGSAPETGEKPQEEEGEGEPEEVLADVDAAEVDELVACFKRYRLRSKVEIDNVSENFACWQRFGRNVVHTEPSTQEPEAQSIGWGQGVDHAGESAAQGNGHGWQWLKDPRLDYLGYRGIFPADTIPPLVESDKEADERHYQLWRIENGIAEGSTEIPKGEAIPLEYNFAGLGAISFEKGCYIGQEFIARTHHRGVIRKRLMPMKFVDEKGQELEQAVAPGSEVVDEASGKKIGTVSTALGSRGMGLLRLEEALKQGSSLRISDNRDVRVQAFKPDWWPAEWTQILDQHSAAA; translated from the exons ATGCCGCcgctcgcgcgccgcctcctccacctccaccgcgcCCGCGTCTCCCGCGCGCTCCACACGGGCGCTCCGGCGGACCCGGGCGTGCTGGCGTGCCGCCTGGCGTCCCGCGCGGTGGTCCGCTTCGCGGGTCCCGAGGCGGCGCGGTTCCTCCACTCGCTGCTCACCAACGACCTCCTCACGGGCGCCTTCGCCGCGGGCGGGTCCTCGGCGCCACAGCGGTACGCGCCCACGCCCAACGCGCCCGCGCGGGGGCCAGCGCCGCCCGCCTACGCCGCGCTGCTCACGCCCCAGGGAAGGTTCCTCTACGACCTCTTCCTCTACCGCCCGCCCCCGCGGTCGCAGATGCTCGACCGCACCGGGTCCGCGCCGGAGACCGGGGAGAAgccccaggaggaggagggggagggggagccaGAGGAGGTGCTCGCTGATGTCGACGCCGCGGAGGTCGACGAGCTCGTCGCGTGCTTCAAGAG ATATCGGTTGAGATCCAAGGTTGAAATAGATAATGTGAGTGAGAACTTTGCATGTTGGCAAAGATTTGGACGCAATGTGGTGCATACTGAACCATCTACTCAAGAACCTGAGGCTCAATCCATTGGATGGGGACAAGGTGTTGATCATGCTGGTGAGTCAGCTGCACAAGGGAATGGTCATGGTTGGCAATGGCTCAAAGATCCTAGGTTGGACTACCTTGGTTACAGAGGAATTTTCCCAGCGGACACAATAC CACCACTAGTTGAGTCTGACAAAGAAGCGGATGAACGGCATTATCAGCTTTGGCGGATAGAAAATGGAATTGCAGAAGGTTCAACTGAGATCCCAAAAG GTGAAGCAATCCCACTGGAGTACAATTTTGCTGGCCTGGGCGCCATTTCATTTGAGAAGGGGTGCTACATTGGGCAGGAGTTTATTGCACGGACGCACCATCGTGGTGTCATTCGGAAACGCCTGATGCCAATGAAGTTTGTTGACGAAAAGGGGCAAG AACTCGAGCAGGCTGTGGCTCCAGGTTCAGAAGTCGTGGACGAGGCTTCAGGCAAGAAAATAGGCACAGTAAGCACCGCCCTGGGCTCCCGCGGAATGGGCCTGTTGAGACTTGAAGAAGCACTGAAACAAGGCTCGTCCCTTCGCATCAGCGATAACAGGGACGTGAGGGTTCAGGCGTTCAAACCGGACTGGTGGCCAGCTGAGTGGACGCAGATCCTTGACCAGCATAGCGCAGCTGCCTGA
- the LOC101766489 gene encoding probable protein transport Sec1b — protein sequence MSMDFGAPADDPKVFRNICRDRILKDLLKPDKDKETKSSWKVLIMDKFTVKIMGYACKMAEITDAGISLVEDLFKRREPMPSMDAIYFLQPLKENVIMLLSDMSGRCPLYRKAYIFFSSPIPKELVTYIKNDSSVIPRIGALREMNLEFFTIDMQGFVTDHDTALNDLYGRSENNSKVFNDTISTMATRIATTFASLKEFPCVRYRAPKGDASTTTKFDMVPKWLATAVWDIVSKYKSSIPEFPQKETCELLIVDRPIDQIAPVIHEWTYDAMCHDLLEMDGTKYTYEVSKAGSEPEQKEAVLEDHDPLWLELRHTHIADASERLYEKMNNFVSKNKAAQLHSRDGGEISTRDLQKIVQALPQYSDQVEKLTLHIEIAGKINRFIREYGLRDIGQLEQDLVFGDAGAKEVINILRSKQDMSPENKLRLLIIYAIVYPEKFEGDKGEKLMQLAKLPHDDMDVIKCLRYLEGSDFKKSSRTGTFSLKFDAQKKKNAARTEKQDGEETWALSRFFPLIEELIEKLSKGELPLKEYPSMSEPSSAPQGTTQTASTAAPAQNPQPMSMRSRRTPTWAKSRNSGDSQSSDSSVLRHSSGDFKRLGNRIFVFMIGGATRSELRTVHKLTTKLKREIVLGSSSIDDPPQFISKLKSIGSANNN from the exons atGTCGATGGACTTCGGCGCCCCGGCGGATGACCCCAAGGTCTTCCGCAACATCTGCCGCGACC GGATACTGAAGGACTTGCTGAAGCCGGACAAGGATAAGGAGACCAAAAGCTCATGGAAG GTTCTTATAATGGATAAATTTACAGTGAAGATCATGGGTTATGCTTGCAAGATGGCGGAAATTACAGATGCAGGGATTTCGT TGGTCGAAGATCTGTTCAAGAGAAGGGAGCCGATGCCTTCCATGGATGCTATCTACTTTCTGCAGCCACTAAAAGAAAA TGTCATAATGCTTCTTTCCGATATGTCTGGGAGATGTCCATTGTACAGGAA GGCATACATCTTCTTTAGCTCACCGATTCCTAAAGAGCTGGTAACTTATATAAAGAATGACAGCAGTGTAATACCACGCATTGGTGCACTACGGGAG ATGAATTTGGAATTCTTTACTATTGACATGCAG GGCTTCGTAACCGACCATGATACGGCGCTGAATGATTTATATGGCCGAAGTGAAAATAACTCCAAAGTGTTCAACGATACTATAAGCACGATGGCAACTCGCATTGCGACCACATTTGCTTCATTGAAA GAATTTCCATGTGTGCGGTATCGGGCCCCAAAAGGAGATGCTTCTACAACAACTAAATTTGACATGGTTCCAAAGTGGCTTGCTACTGCTGTTTGGGATATTGTGTCAAAATATAAATCATCAATTCCTGAATTTCCCCAGAAGGAGACATGTGAACTGCTCATTGTTGACAGGCCTATAGATCAG ATAGCACCTGTTATTCATGAATGGACCTATGATGCAATGTGCCACGATCTACTCGAAATGGATGGTACCAAATACACATACGAG GTATCAAAGGCGGGTTCGGAACCTGAACAAAAGGAGGCTGTATTGGAGGATCATGATCCTCTTTGGCTTGAGCTTCGCCATACTCACATAGCTGAC GCTAGTGAGAGATTGTATGAAAAGATGAATAATTTTGTTTCCAAGAATAAAGCAGCGCAACTACATTCAAG AGATGGTGGTGAAATCTCAACAAGGGATCTGCAGAAAATTGTTCAAGCTTTGCCTCAATATAGTGATCAAGTTGAGAAACTGACTCTACATATAGAG ATTGCTGGAAAAATTAACAGGTTTATCAGGGAATATGGGCTGCGTGACATCGGGCAGTTAGAGCAGGACCTGGTTTTTGGAGATGCAGGAGCAAAGGAGGTGATCAACATCCTTAGGTCAAAGCAG GATATGAGTCCAGAAAACAAACTGAGGTTGCTGATTATATATGCAATCGTATATCCAGAAAAGTTTGAAGGTGACAAAGGCGAAAAGTTGATGCAG CTAGCAAAGCTTCCACATGATGATATGGATGTAATTAAGTGTTTAAGATACTTGGAAGGCTCAGATTTTAAAAAGTCATCAAGGACTGGTACTTTCTCTCTAAAATTCGATGCGCAAAAG AAGAAAAATGCTGCCAGGACAGAAAAACAGGATGGGGAGGAAACATGGGCATTATCACGATTTTTCCCACTTATTGAG GAGCTAATTGAGAAACTGAGCAAAGGTGAATTACCTCTGAAAGAATACCCATCTATGAGCGAGCCAAGTTCTGCTCCTCAAGGTACCACTCAAACTGCATCAACGGCAGCACCCGCACAAAACCCACAGCCAATGTCTATGAGATCAAGGCGGACACCAACATGGGCAAAGTCTAGGAACTCCGGCGATTCTCAATCAAG TGATTCCTCAGTCTTGAGGCACTCATCTGGTGACTTCAAAAGGCTAGGCAACCGGATTTTCGTCTTCATGATTGGTGGAGCCACTAGATCCGAA CTGCGCACAGTGCACAAGCTTACAACGAAATTGAAGCGTGAAATCGTTTTGGGCTCTTCTAGCATCGACGATCCTCCGCAGTTTATTTCG AAGCTGAAGTCGATAGGTAGCGCCAATAACAACTAG
- the LOC101766910 gene encoding uncharacterized protein LOC101766910 has translation MDRGQNGRDPFAGFGGFGPQRSLISGFFGGRDPFDDPFFTQPFGGRTMGGPGMFGPSPFGPMGGPFGDMRNDGFIEQAPPRSNVRRPVITELDEEGENAEHGNEQSNQDSYVQEPDDTSDGMEGGQVQLRRELNRANSGGQPQARTFTYQSSSVTYGGINGAYYTASKTRRSGSDGITVEESKEADTTTKQATHRISRGIHDKGHSLTRKLNSDGKVDTTQTLHNLNEDELAGFEESWKGNAGHPLPGWNQNAGAPNSDNSGNRSSSGRDRRSAWGWALPGTEQGRDPRRNGKPKSRVIPIS, from the exons ATGGATAGAGGGCAGAACGGGAGGGATCCTTTTGCTGGGTTTGGTGGCTTTGGTCCCCAAAGGAGCTTGATCTCTGGCTTCTTTGGAGGGAGGGATCCTTTTGATGATCCATTCTTTACCCAGCCATTTGGGGGTCGGACGATGGGTGGCCCTGGCATGTTTGGACCTAGTCCTTTCGGGCCGATGGGAGGGCCGTTCGGTGACATGAGGAATGATGGATTCATCGAGCAAGCTCCTCCTAGAAGTAACGTCAGAAGGCCTGTCATCACAGAGCTTGATGAGGAAGGAGAAAATGCGGAGCACGGTAACGAGCAGTCGAACCAGGATTCTTATGTTCAGGAGCCAGATGATACAAGTGATG GGATGGAAGGTGGTCAAGTCCAGCTGCGGAGGGAACTCAATAGGGCTAATAGTGGAGGGCAGCCGCAAGCTCGTACTTTCACATATCAGAGCTCTTCTGTCACCTATGGTGGTATTAATGGAGCTTACTACACTGCTTCAAAGACTAGGCGGTCTGGTAGTGATGGG atcactgTGGAAGAAAGCAAGGAAGCAGATACAACAACCAAACAGGCCACTCATAGAATATCACGAGGAATACATGATAAG GGCCATTCCCTAACAAGGAAACTGAATTCAGATGGAAAGGTTGACACCACACAGACACTGCACAACCTGAATGAAG ATGAACTGGCTGGATTTGAGGAATCATGGAAGGGTAATGCTGGACATCCCTTGCCTGGCTGGAATCAGAATGCTGGTGCACCTAATAGTGATAATTCTG GTAACCGTAGCTCCAGTGGACGTGACCGGCGATCTGCGTGGGGCTGGGCGCTTCCTGGAACAGAGCAAGGCCGTGATCCGAGGCGCAACGGGAAGCCGAAATCACGGGTCATCCCAATCTCCTGA
- the LOC101765667 gene encoding probable leucine-rich repeat receptor-like protein kinase At5g63930, which produces MAASLFRFTIPLLLLSVLAASARNEEDARALAALRRALDPAGRVLGSWNPSGDPCGGSFVGVTCDTAGRVTAVSLQGRGLSGSLPPAVAGLRRLQGLYLHYNGIKGPIPREIGKLSELTDLYLDVNHLTGPVPVEIASMANLQVLQLGYNQLTGSIPPQLGNLNKLTVLAMQSNQLTGAIPATLGELTQLRRLDLSFNSLFGSIPSKIAEVPLLEVFDIRNNTLSGSVPVGLRRMNGGFQYMNNKGLCGVGFSLLELCPSSEDGLKPSKPEPFGPDGTVKTREVPQSVNPENCSGSRCSKSANGSEGVLIVAVVAVVIGAAFCGLFAFSWYRRQKQKIGSSLEVSDSRLSTDHFQQKEACRRSASPLISVEYSNSWDPLSGGGVGSSGEVGDSFRFNLEEVECATQYFSDVNLLGKSGFAATYKGILRDGSVVAVKSLNKTSCKQEESDFLRGLKMLSLLRHDNLVSLRGFCCSRGRGECFLVYDFMVNGCLSQYLDVKDGSSASVLDWPTRVSIVRGIAKGIEYLHSKKSSKPPVVHQNISAEKILLDHHFAPRLSVPGLHKLLADDVVFSTLKASAAMGYLAPEYATTGRFTDKSDVFAFGIVVLQVITGKRDVSQLKVGAAAVSDLDGLVDGNLNGVFSRTEAARLAAVAAYCTSEVPNQRPTMEAVVQQLSH; this is translated from the exons ATGGCGGCCTCGCTCTTCCGCTTCACCatccctctcctgctcctctCCGTCCTCGCCGCCTCGGCGCGCAACGAAGAGgacgcccgcgcgctcgcggcGCTCAGGCGGGCACTCgacccggccggccgggtcCTCGGCTCCTGGAACCCCTCCGGCGACCCCTGCGGCGGCTCCTTCGTCGGCGTCACCTGCGATACCGCCGGCCGCGTCACGGCCGTCTCGCTGCAGGGCCGCGGGCTCTCCGGCAGCCTCCCGCCTGCGGTCGCCGGGCTCCGGCGGCTGCAGGGGCTGTACCTGCACTACAACGGCATCAAGGGGCCCATACCGCGGGAGATTGGGAAGCTGTCCGAGCTCACGGACCTGTACCTCGACGTGAACCATCTCACCGGGCCCGTGCCCGTGGAGATTGCCTCCATGGCCAATCTCCAAG TGTTGCAGCTGGGTTACAATCAGTTGACAGGCAGCATACCTCCCCAGTTGGGCAACCTGAATAAGCTAACTGTGCTCGCAATGCAGTCCAATCAGCTTACAGGAGCCATTCCGGCAACCCTTGGTGAGCTAACGCAGCTGAGACGGCTTGATTTGAGCTTCAACAGCCTGTTTGGCTCAATCCCATCGAAGATTGCTGAGGTTCCATTGCTTGAGGTCTTTGATATTCGCAATAACACCCTTTCTGGGAGTGTCCCTGTTG GATTGAGAAGAATGAATGGTGGTTTCCAGTATATGAATAACAAAGGGCTCTGTGGAGTTGGCTTCAGTTTGCTAGAGCTTTGCCCTTCTTCAGAGGATGGCCTGAAACCCAGCAAGCCTGAGCCTTTTGGACCAGATGGTACTGTCAAGACACGGGAAGTGCCTCAATCTGTGAATCCAGAAAACTGCTCAGGCTCCCGCTGCTCAAAGTCTGCAAATGGATCCGAAGGAGTTCTtattgttgctgttgttgcaGTGGTGATTGGTGCTGCATTTTGCGGGTTATTTGCGTTCTCTTGGTATCGTCGGCAGAAACAAAAGATTGGGAGCTCACTGGAGGTTTCTGATAGCAGGCTTAGCACTGACCATTTCCAGCAGAAGGAAGCCTGCAGAAGGAGTGCCTCTCCTTTGATTAGCGTTGAGTACTCAAACAGTTGGGACCCATTGTCAGGTGGGGgtgtcggatcatccggtgaaGTTGGTGATAGCTTTAGATTCAACCTAGAGGAGGTGGAATGTGCGACACAATACTTCTCTGATGTGAACTTGCTAGGCAAGAGTGGCTTTGCTGCGACATACAAAGGGATCCTTCGGGATGGATCAGTTGTTGCTGTTAAAAGCCTCAACAAGACAAGTTGCAAGCAAGAGGAGTCAGATTTCTTGCGTGGTCTGAAGATGCTCAGTCTTCTTCGACACGATAATCTTGTTAGCCTGAGAGGGTTCTGCTGCTCCAGGGGCAGAGGGGAATGCTTCCTTGTCTACGACTTCATGGTTAATGGGTGCTTGTCACAGTATCTGGATGTTAAGGATGGCTCCAGTGCTAGTGTTCTTGATTGGCCTACAAGAGTTTCCATCGTTAGAGGCATTGCGAAAG GAATTGAGTACCTTCACAGCAAGAAGAGTAGCAAGCCACCAGTAGTCCACCAGAACATATCGGCCGAGAAGATCCTTCTCGATCACCACTTTGCCCCACGGTTGTCAGTCCCAGGACTACACAAGCTCCTCGCAGATGATGTAGTCTTCTCAACCCTAAAGGCCAGTGCTGCAATGGGGTACCTCGCTCCTGAGTACGCCACCACAGGCCGATTCACTGACAAGAGCGATGTTTTTGCATTCGGGATCGTGGTTCTCCAAGTGATCACAGGGAAGAGGGATGTCTCTCAGCTGAAGGTTGGCGCTGCAGCGGTCAGCGATCTCGATGGCCTGGTTGATGGAAACCTCAACGGTGTCTTCTCGAGGACTGAGGCCGCGAGGCTCGCCGCAGTTGCTGCGTACTGCACTAGCGAGGTGCCGAACCAGCGGCCGACCATGGAGGCTGTGGTTCAGCAGCTCAGCCACTGA